From Meleagris gallopavo isolate NT-WF06-2002-E0010 breed Aviagen turkey brand Nicholas breeding stock unplaced genomic scaffold, Turkey_5.1 ChrUn_random_7180001833113, whole genome shotgun sequence, a single genomic window includes:
- the LOC104915619 gene encoding uncharacterized protein LOC104915619 isoform X1 produces MMPSHSPIFLCTPPGCLLLSLRLGATWGQSALGRAFTFSSLSPGDAVLVLWRAAQPHLPTAINLALQCSSEIQKKYGTHDTHMGLMLHLKIDARFWDLCG; encoded by the coding sequence ATGATGCCCTCCCACAGTCCCATCTTCCTCTGCACGCCGCCCggctgcttgctgctgtccCTGCGGCTGGGCGCAACTTGGGGACAGTCAGCCCTCGGGAGAGCCTTCAccttctcctccctttccccaggggatgctgtgctggtgctgtggagagcagcacagcctcaccTGCCTACAGCCATCAACCTGGCGCTGCAGTGCTCCAGTGAAATCCAGAAGAAGTACGGCACTCATGACACACACATGGGTCTCATGCTCCACCTGAAGATAG